One genomic window of Onychomys torridus chromosome 19, mOncTor1.1, whole genome shotgun sequence includes the following:
- the Slc22a16 gene encoding LOW QUALITY PROTEIN: solute carrier family 22 member 16 (The sequence of the model RefSeq protein was modified relative to this genomic sequence to represent the inferred CDS: inserted 3 bases in 2 codons) yields the protein MATFHTDSANGLTSSTIWKSCLPLLRVVPYLMCAYQSISCGIQYMLIIPGHAXPPGKVRKAVFHNFSVWRLEDILALRFPDQKDHITAELHHGEIWELTRCSRTWRENTSYLGYECSDYNLDXCSDGYVCDQIKWGSSMVRSLDLVCGQKWYADMIQPLFIFGMLLGAIIFGCLSDGAARGYFVVVFVYMMEFISKKSPMWASMHLHTFFGIGVMLVALVSYLVKTQWLYQIILCCWMLPETSFWLLSEGRYKEAQGIVDTMWDESGSCDLVELLSLDMNRLHGKNCKRVRKLSLADLFHDPDVAKRTLIIWLVWFTASFGYYMIGMETIWGKRARVPTPLPSGSVTGAVEVPAYFFVCIWLKRVGRRDTMVFCLLLALLTHAVYVAMPLVSHLVYYGMAVVVSWTFIFLVCPQSQKNLKTVAVLAVKTAVGSVFAFMCVYTAELCPTIVRCLNVGSSNMVSRVASILIPLTGHFTEVWTLLPQIFITV from the exons GTAGTCCCGTATCTTATGTGTGCTTACCAGAGCATCTCCTGTGGCATCCAGTACATGTTGATTATCCCTGGGCATGC TCCCCCAGGCAAAGTTCGGAAGGCTGTTTTCCACAACTTCTCTGTTTGGAGGTTGGAGGACATACTGGCCCTGAGGTTCCCAGACCAGAAAGATCACATTACAGCAGAGCTGCACCATGGGGAGATCTGGGAGCTCACAAGATGTAGCAGGACCTGGAGGGAGAACACGTCATATTTGGGCTATGAGTGCAGTGACTATAATCTCG ATTGCTCTGATGGCTATGTATGTGACCAAATTAAATGGGGAAGTTCTATGGTGAGAAGCTTGGACCTGGTCTGTGGCCAGAAATGGTATGCAGACATGATCCAGCCCTTGTTTATATTCGGCATGCTGCTGGGAGCAATTATTTTTGGCTGCCTCTCTGACggg GCTGCAAGAGGCTATTTTGTGGTGGTCTTTGTCTACATGATGGAGTTCATCAGCAAGAAGTCTCCCATGTGGGCATCCATGCATCTGCATACCTTCTTTGGTATTGGAGTAATGTTGGTGGCTTTAGTGAGCTATTTGGTCAAAACCCAGTGGCTTTATCAGATCATCCTGTGCTGTTGGATGCTCCCAGAGACTTCTTTTTGGCTACTCTCAGAAGGGAGATACAAAGAAGCACAAGGAATCGTTGATACCATGTGGGATGAATCGGGCTCCTGTGACCTGGTAGAGCTTTTATCACTGGACATGAATAGGCTCCATGGTAAAAACTGCAAGCGTGTCAGGAAGCTCAGTCTAGCAGATCTGTTCCATGACCCGGATGTTGCAAAAAGGACTCTCATCATCTGGCTGGTCTGGTTCACAGCAAGTTTTGGATACTACATGATTGGCATGGAGACTATTTGGGGGAAGAGAGCACGAGTACCCACACCTCTTCCTAGTGG CTCAGTGACAGGTGCTGTGGAAGTTCCTGCCTACTTCTTTGTGTGCATCTGGTTGAAGAGGGTGGgaagaagagacaccatggtcttCTGCCTTTTGTTAGCCTTGCTCACCCATGCTGTGTATGTGGCCATGCCCCTGGTGAGTCATTTGGTTTATTATGGAATGGCTGTGGTAGTTTCATGGACTTTTA TTTTCCTTGTGTGCCCCCAGAGTCAGAAGAATTTGAAGACAGTGGCAGTTTTGGCTGTCAAAACTGCTGTAGGGTCAGtatttgccttcatgtgtgtTTACACAGCAGAGCTGTGCCCAACAATTGTAAG GTGCTTGAATGTGGGGAGCAGCAACATGGTGTCCCGAGTGGCAAGCATCCTCATCCCTCTCACTGGGCATTTCACCGAAGTCTGGACCTTGCTGCCACAGATCTTTATCACTGTCTAG